A part of Aquaspirillum sp. LM1 genomic DNA contains:
- a CDS encoding quinoprotein relay system zinc metallohydrolase 1, which yields MPLLLTCLSLCWLACANLALAFELRAQPIAADTWMVEADTGYFTPENGGFLVNTAFIATEEGVVVIGSGPSRRFGEQYRQLIEQTTGKRILEVIITHKHPDHFLGNQAFSDVPIRADAATTAMIRAEGEGLAENLYRLVGDGMRGTEALAPTAPLPLGMRSIGGHRLEFLSVPGHTQSDIAILDHSTGVLFAIDQVFNQRTPTLPNANLANWHNALNTLQALPFKLLVPGHGPVSRDAKPIEATRDYLTWLDTTLQSAAERGLAPTEVMQLPIPARFAQWGEAQAEWRRSIGFRYSQYERAALPWLTPAR from the coding sequence ATGCCTCTGCTGCTGACCTGTCTGAGCCTGTGCTGGCTGGCCTGCGCCAACCTGGCGCTGGCGTTTGAGCTGCGCGCCCAGCCGATTGCCGCCGACACCTGGATGGTGGAGGCCGATACCGGCTACTTCACCCCGGAAAACGGCGGGTTTTTGGTCAACACCGCGTTTATTGCTACCGAAGAAGGCGTGGTGGTGATCGGCAGCGGGCCATCACGCCGGTTTGGCGAGCAGTATCGCCAGCTGATTGAGCAAACCACCGGCAAGCGCATTCTGGAAGTCATCATCACCCACAAGCACCCGGACCACTTTCTCGGCAATCAGGCCTTCAGCGATGTGCCCATCCGCGCCGACGCCGCCACCACGGCGATGATCCGTGCTGAAGGCGAAGGGCTGGCAGAAAACCTGTACCGGCTGGTGGGCGATGGCATGCGCGGCACCGAAGCCCTGGCCCCCACCGCCCCACTGCCGCTGGGCATGCGCAGCATTGGCGGCCACCGGCTGGAGTTTCTGTCTGTTCCTGGCCACACCCAGTCGGACATTGCCATTCTTGACCACAGCACTGGCGTACTGTTTGCCATCGACCAGGTGTTCAACCAGCGCACCCCCACCCTGCCCAACGCCAACCTGGCCAACTGGCACAATGCACTCAACACCCTGCAGGCGCTGCCATTCAAGCTGCTGGTACCTGGCCATGGCCCGGTCAGCCGGGACGCCAAACCCATTGAAGCCACCCGCGACTATCTGACCTGGCTGGACACCACCTTGCAAAGCGCCGCCGAACGCGGCCTGGCCCCCACCGAAGTGATGCAGCTACCCATTCCGGCCCGGTTTGCCCAGTGGGGGGAAGCACAGGCAGAATGGCGGCGCAGCATTGGTTTTCGCTACAGCCAGTACGAACGGGCGGCCCTGCCGTGGCTGACGCCGGCGCGTTGA
- a CDS encoding quinoprotein dehydrogenase-associated SoxYZ-like carrier, whose protein sequence is MKPRWTGWTLSAGVLMALNAYAAPPPGGDPFNSPLWSSMQRVVLGGGKVVFDDRVKVTLPERVEDGHFVPVSVDARDVGAVRELILFADYNPIPRALRYQPLHAQPRLSVAMRVNQATPIRAAALDDKGVWHVNGKWLDAPGGGCALPSQTRSTTDWNTLLGRVSGRVWREEDGVLRVRLGIMHPMDTGLVTSVARFNIEQVTLSDASQRPLAKLETDASLAENPLFTLHLNRTATTQLHASSVDNDGNHYRASLPLVP, encoded by the coding sequence ATGAAACCCCGCTGGACTGGATGGACCCTGAGCGCCGGTGTGCTGATGGCGCTTAACGCCTACGCCGCACCGCCGCCGGGCGGCGACCCGTTCAACTCGCCGTTGTGGAGCAGCATGCAGCGCGTGGTGCTGGGCGGTGGCAAGGTGGTGTTTGACGACCGGGTGAAAGTGACCCTGCCCGAACGGGTGGAAGACGGCCATTTTGTGCCGGTCAGTGTGGATGCCCGTGACGTGGGCGCGGTGCGCGAGCTGATTTTATTTGCCGACTACAACCCGATTCCACGCGCCTTGCGCTACCAGCCACTGCACGCCCAGCCACGCCTGTCGGTGGCCATGCGGGTAAACCAGGCCACCCCCATCCGCGCCGCCGCGCTGGACGACAAGGGCGTCTGGCACGTTAACGGAAAATGGCTGGATGCGCCCGGCGGCGGCTGTGCCCTGCCCAGCCAGACCCGCTCGACCACCGACTGGAATACCCTGCTAGGCCGGGTCAGTGGCCGGGTCTGGCGCGAGGAAGACGGCGTGCTGCGCGTGCGGCTGGGCATCATGCATCCAATGGACACCGGCCTGGTCACCAGCGTGGCGCGTTTCAATATCGAGCAGGTCACGCTAAGCGACGCCAGCCAGCGCCCGCTGGCCAAGCTGGAAACCGACGCCTCGCTGGCAGAAAACCCGCTGTTCACCCTGCACCTGAATCGCACCGCCACCACCCAGCTGCACGCCAGCAGCGTGGACAACGATGGCAACCACTACCGCGCCAGCTTGCCGCTTGTGCCCTGA
- a CDS encoding ABC transporter substrate-binding protein, giving the protein MNRRQFLLAALASALAAPLRAATNLDDLKANGSMRVAVYRDFPPFSWTENGELRGIDVDLARAIGQALELKVNFMPLTAADDIDGDLRNAIWKGHYLGGGTADLMLHVPFDPELAQRIHNAVLFGPYYTEQMAWAGQRPPGAVTLIDHGTRIGVENDSLADLYLAALQGGRLRPSLQHYPNTPSAARALLAGEIDAVFGPQSELDWVLAASAKPVAPLATPGLVKASWEIGMATKETLRDLGWAVTDALETIRQSGLLAKLFASYQVRYTPAAAH; this is encoded by the coding sequence ATGAACCGCCGTCAATTCTTGCTGGCCGCGCTGGCCAGTGCGCTGGCCGCCCCATTGCGGGCCGCCACCAATCTGGATGACCTGAAGGCCAACGGCAGTATGCGCGTGGCGGTGTATCGGGATTTCCCGCCGTTCTCCTGGACGGAAAACGGCGAACTGCGCGGCATTGACGTTGATCTGGCCCGCGCCATCGGCCAGGCGCTGGAGCTGAAGGTGAACTTCATGCCACTGACCGCCGCTGACGATATTGATGGCGACCTGCGCAACGCCATCTGGAAAGGCCATTATCTGGGCGGCGGCACCGCCGACCTGATGCTGCATGTGCCCTTCGACCCCGAGCTGGCCCAGCGCATCCACAACGCCGTGCTGTTTGGCCCGTACTACACCGAACAGATGGCCTGGGCCGGCCAGCGCCCACCAGGCGCGGTAACCCTGATCGACCATGGCACCCGCATCGGCGTAGAAAACGACAGCCTGGCCGATTTATACCTGGCCGCCTTGCAAGGTGGCCGTCTGCGCCCCAGCCTGCAACACTACCCCAACACCCCCAGCGCCGCCCGCGCGCTGCTGGCTGGCGAGATCGATGCCGTGTTTGGCCCGCAAAGCGAGCTGGACTGGGTGCTGGCCGCCAGCGCCAAGCCCGTCGCCCCGCTGGCCACCCCCGGCCTGGTCAAGGCCAGCTGGGAAATCGGCATGGCCACCAAGGAAACCCTGCGCGACCTGGGCTGGGCGGTGACCGACGCGCTGGAAACCATTCGTCAGTCGGGACTGTTGGCCAAGCTGTTTGCCAGCTATCAGGTGCGTTACACCCCGGCAGCGGCGCACTGA
- the pedF gene encoding cytochrome c-550 PedF, with protein MKHRLRLLSLAMLAAGALVVAGAASAHGDVVPQPVDTGNLKKLGSTWLDSNPYRGNAEAISIGKAAFAQNCARCHGIDAVSGGIAPDLRKLPGQDEGDPIFQERIRHGSVRNGVTYMPSFEGILAQEAAWAIRSWLETVRID; from the coding sequence ATGAAACACCGTCTGCGTCTGCTTTCCCTGGCCATGCTGGCCGCTGGTGCCCTGGTTGTGGCGGGCGCTGCCAGCGCTCACGGCGACGTGGTACCCCAGCCGGTGGACACCGGCAACCTGAAAAAGCTGGGCAGCACCTGGCTGGACAGCAACCCGTATCGTGGCAATGCCGAAGCCATCAGCATTGGCAAGGCAGCCTTCGCCCAGAACTGCGCCCGCTGCCACGGCATTGACGCTGTTTCCGGCGGCATTGCCCCTGACCTGCGCAAACTGCCAGGGCAGGACGAAGGCGACCCGATTTTCCAGGAACGCATCCGTCATGGCTCGGTGCGCAACGGCGTCACTTATATGCCGTCGTTTGAAGGCATTCTGGCGCAGGAAGCCGCCTGGGCCATTCGCAGCTGGCTGGAAACCGTCCGTATTGACTGA
- a CDS encoding DUF779 domain-containing protein: MIERVTLTPAAADLIERLIARHGPVLFHQSGGCCDGSAPMCYPQGEFHLGHQDVLLGQIAGCPFYMSAFQFDYWRNTQLTIDVVEGRGSSFSVEAPEGVRFLTRSRLFSDAEQAELAHAGEPPRADTPT, translated from the coding sequence ATGATTGAACGCGTCACCCTGACCCCTGCGGCTGCCGATTTAATCGAACGGCTGATTGCTCGGCATGGCCCGGTGTTATTCCATCAGTCGGGCGGTTGCTGTGATGGCAGCGCACCGATGTGTTACCCGCAAGGAGAATTCCACCTCGGCCATCAGGACGTGCTGCTGGGCCAGATTGCCGGCTGCCCGTTTTATATGAGTGCGTTCCAGTTTGACTACTGGCGCAATACCCAGCTGACCATCGACGTGGTTGAAGGTCGCGGGTCAAGTTTTTCAGTGGAAGCGCCCGAGGGTGTGCGCTTTCTCACCCGGTCACGGCTGTTCAGCGATGCCGAACAAGCCGAGCTGGCCCACGCGGGCGAACCACCGCGCGCCGATACGCCCACCTGA
- the adh gene encoding aldehyde dehydrogenase, whose protein sequence is MLQNTLDCIDKKIPLRSRYDNFINGGWVAPVRGQYFVNTSPVDGKPLCEIARSSAEDIELALDAAHAAADKWGRSSTTERSNILLKIADRMEQYASFIAAVETADNGKPIRETNAADIPLAIDHFRYYAGCIRAQEGSICEIDDNTVAYHFHEPLGVVGQIIPWNFPLLMAAWKLAPALVAGNCVVLKPAEQTPMSIVVLLDLIGDLLPPGVLNVVNGFGLEAGKPLATNSRINKVAFTGETSTGRLIMQYASENIIPVTLELGGKSPNIFFADVMNEDDAFFDKALEGFSMFALNQGEVCTCPSRVLVQESIYEKFMERAVERVKAVKQGSPYDPSTMIGAQASREQLDKILSYIDIGRQEGAQVLIGGAQAKLGSGLDEGYYVEPTILAGHNKMRVFQEEIFGPVVAVTTFKDKEDALAIANDSAFGLGAGVWTRDGTLAYRMGRGIKAGRVWTNCYHLYPAHAAFGGYKKSGIGRETHKMMLEHYQQTKNLLVSYSPNALGFF, encoded by the coding sequence ATGCTGCAAAACACCCTTGATTGCATCGACAAAAAGATTCCGCTGCGCAGCCGCTACGACAACTTCATCAACGGTGGCTGGGTTGCCCCGGTTCGTGGCCAGTACTTTGTGAACACCAGCCCGGTGGACGGCAAGCCGCTGTGCGAAATTGCCCGCTCGTCGGCTGAAGATATCGAACTGGCACTGGATGCCGCCCACGCCGCCGCCGACAAATGGGGCCGCTCGTCCACCACCGAACGCTCCAATATCCTGCTCAAGATTGCCGACCGCATGGAGCAGTACGCCAGCTTCATCGCCGCCGTGGAAACCGCCGACAACGGCAAGCCGATCCGCGAAACCAACGCCGCCGACATCCCGCTGGCCATCGACCACTTCCGCTACTACGCCGGTTGTATCCGCGCCCAGGAAGGCTCGATCTGCGAAATCGACGACAACACTGTGGCGTACCATTTCCACGAGCCGCTGGGCGTGGTGGGCCAGATCATCCCGTGGAACTTCCCGCTGCTGATGGCCGCCTGGAAACTGGCCCCGGCCCTGGTGGCAGGCAACTGCGTGGTGCTCAAGCCGGCAGAACAAACCCCGATGAGCATCGTGGTGCTGCTCGACCTGATTGGCGACCTGCTGCCGCCGGGCGTGCTCAACGTGGTAAACGGTTTTGGTCTGGAAGCCGGCAAGCCGCTGGCCACCAACAGCCGCATCAATAAAGTGGCATTTACCGGTGAAACCTCCACTGGCCGTCTGATCATGCAATACGCCTCGGAAAACATCATTCCGGTGACCCTGGAGCTGGGTGGCAAGTCGCCCAACATCTTCTTTGCCGACGTGATGAACGAAGACGACGCTTTCTTCGACAAGGCACTGGAAGGCTTCTCCATGTTCGCGCTGAACCAGGGCGAAGTGTGCACCTGCCCGAGCCGCGTGCTGGTGCAGGAATCCATCTACGAAAAATTCATGGAACGCGCCGTGGAACGCGTCAAGGCCGTCAAGCAAGGCAGCCCGTACGACCCGAGCACCATGATTGGTGCCCAGGCTTCCCGCGAACAGCTGGACAAGATCCTGTCCTACATCGACATTGGCCGCCAGGAAGGCGCACAAGTGCTGATCGGCGGCGCACAGGCCAAGCTGGGCAGCGGGCTGGACGAAGGCTACTACGTGGAACCGACCATCCTGGCCGGCCACAACAAGATGCGCGTGTTCCAGGAAGAAATCTTTGGCCCGGTGGTCGCCGTGACTACCTTCAAGGACAAGGAAGACGCCCTGGCCATTGCCAACGACTCGGCCTTTGGTCTGGGCGCAGGCGTGTGGACCCGTGATGGCACCCTGGCCTATCGCATGGGCCGTGGCATCAAGGCTGGCCGTGTGTGGACCAACTGCTACCACCTGTACCCGGCCCACGCTGCCTTTGGTGGCTACAAGAAGTCCGGCATTGGCCGCGAAACCCACAAGATGATGCTGGAACACTATCAGCAAACCAAAAACCTGCTGGTGAGCTACAGCCCGAACGCACTGGGCTTCTTCTAA
- a CDS encoding porin, whose translation MKHASPLTLAALAVAGLASAPAMALEVYNNKGWTLDISGSVNAFYTTSKTEQSSRSSQIENGLLPGYFNITAATQQRGWDIKGVIGIWPGLDSDSPALSSATAGVGKSTVDARTNYLSFGKPNVGTFKFGRDVGLFQSNAILNDMTLIGVGGGGGQARNINTTLGGIGAGYIYAEFQPQITYTTPKFNGFSATIGAYDNKDVNGAGKTGRNVGYQGQALYEFKNNTLSGKAWLGFVNQKFNLIRSNNATGFEFGAKMDIGNLGLMAEGFTGKGIGDTILFSGGTDALGQNRRSDGYLLQATYKFDDLKVGLSHGESRTKRTGSEGSGYANRVVGTTLGGYYSLTDNLTLVGEVNRRTNKVTNRDTDGVSLGAILFF comes from the coding sequence ATGAAACACGCATCCCCCCTGACGCTGGCCGCCCTGGCCGTGGCTGGCCTGGCCAGCGCGCCCGCCATGGCGCTGGAAGTTTACAATAACAAGGGCTGGACGCTGGACATCAGCGGCTCGGTCAATGCCTTCTACACCACCAGTAAAACCGAACAAAGCAGCCGCTCCAGCCAGATTGAAAACGGCCTGCTGCCGGGCTACTTCAATATCACCGCCGCCACCCAGCAGCGTGGCTGGGATATCAAGGGCGTGATTGGCATCTGGCCGGGGCTGGATTCCGACTCGCCGGCGCTTTCCAGCGCCACCGCCGGGGTGGGCAAATCCACCGTGGATGCGCGGACCAACTACCTGAGCTTTGGCAAGCCCAATGTCGGTACCTTCAAGTTTGGCCGCGATGTGGGCCTGTTCCAGTCCAATGCCATCCTCAACGACATGACCCTGATTGGCGTGGGCGGTGGCGGTGGTCAGGCGCGTAACATCAATACCACGCTGGGGGGCATTGGCGCGGGCTACATCTATGCCGAATTCCAGCCGCAAATTACCTACACCACGCCCAAGTTCAACGGCTTTTCCGCCACCATTGGTGCCTATGACAACAAGGACGTGAATGGTGCTGGCAAAACCGGGCGCAATGTGGGCTATCAAGGCCAGGCCTTGTATGAATTCAAGAACAACACCCTGTCTGGCAAGGCCTGGCTGGGCTTTGTCAACCAGAAGTTCAACCTGATTCGCAGCAACAACGCCACCGGCTTCGAGTTTGGTGCCAAGATGGACATCGGCAACCTGGGCCTGATGGCCGAAGGCTTTACCGGCAAGGGCATTGGCGACACCATTCTGTTTTCTGGCGGCACCGATGCGCTTGGCCAGAACCGCCGCTCGGATGGCTATCTGCTGCAAGCCACCTACAAGTTTGACGACCTGAAAGTCGGCCTCAGCCACGGCGAAAGCCGCACCAAGCGCACCGGCAGCGAAGGCAGTGGCTACGCCAACCGCGTGGTGGGCACCACCCTGGGCGGCTACTACAGCCTGACTGACAACCTGACCCTGGTGGGCGAAGTGAACCGCCGCACCAACAAGGTGACCAACCGCGACACCGATGGCGTTTCGCTGGGCGCGATTCTGTTCTTCTGA
- a CDS encoding ATP-binding protein, translating into MLPDSYAPAFSRLIALRWGFLLLAALGLGLAVQDGMALPWLPMLAVLAALALVNGFSQLLSRRRLIERPWAVAAALALDCTILGILLFFSGGANNPLVTLYLLPLVFAALVLPIQLAWLLAGLAVVDYTFLMEFFIPLPGSAEDPALAFRLHTVGMWATFCGAAVLMVGLIGRMTRELHARDIALRDFREKQLRDEKWVAMGTLAASAAHELGTPLSTLAVLIGEWQHQAADQPDLADDLELMHAQVTACKAALNRLANEAGVSRGGDAVQEVQAIDQTLASLLRQWRTLRPDVVVNYQPDPAPAPRLALDPSLAPALLNLLNNAADASPEAVDIRAQWSGPALGLTIHNHGPGLPAAFAQGIPPLGTASSKGGMGLGVALAHATIERLGGEVRLRNRPDSGVEATVTLPWPPGTQR; encoded by the coding sequence ATGTTGCCCGATTCTTATGCTCCGGCTTTTTCCCGATTGATTGCCCTGCGCTGGGGCTTTTTGCTGCTGGCGGCGCTGGGCCTGGGCCTGGCGGTGCAGGACGGCATGGCGCTGCCCTGGCTGCCCATGCTGGCGGTGTTGGCGGCGCTGGCGCTGGTCAATGGCTTTTCCCAGTTGCTGTCCCGCCGCCGGCTCATTGAACGGCCCTGGGCGGTGGCAGCGGCCTTGGCGCTGGACTGCACCATCCTGGGTATCTTGCTGTTTTTCAGCGGCGGGGCAAATAATCCGCTGGTCACCCTGTACCTGCTGCCGCTGGTGTTTGCCGCGCTGGTGCTGCCCATCCAGCTGGCCTGGCTGCTGGCCGGCCTGGCCGTGGTGGATTACACCTTCCTGATGGAATTCTTCATCCCGCTGCCGGGCTCGGCAGAAGACCCGGCACTGGCGTTTCGCCTGCATACCGTGGGCATGTGGGCCACCTTCTGCGGGGCTGCCGTGCTGATGGTGGGGCTGATTGGCCGGATGACCCGCGAACTGCACGCCCGCGATATCGCCCTGCGGGATTTTCGCGAAAAACAACTGCGCGATGAAAAATGGGTGGCCATGGGCACCCTGGCCGCCAGCGCCGCGCACGAGCTGGGCACGCCGCTCTCCACCCTGGCGGTGCTGATTGGCGAATGGCAACACCAAGCCGCCGACCAGCCCGACCTGGCCGATGATCTGGAACTGATGCACGCCCAGGTCACTGCCTGCAAGGCCGCGCTCAACCGGCTGGCCAACGAGGCTGGCGTCAGCCGGGGCGGCGATGCCGTCCAGGAAGTGCAGGCCATTGACCAGACGCTGGCCAGCCTGCTGCGGCAATGGCGTACCCTGCGCCCGGACGTGGTGGTGAACTACCAGCCCGATCCGGCCCCCGCCCCCCGGCTGGCGCTGGATCCCAGCCTGGCCCCGGCGCTGCTGAATCTGCTGAACAATGCCGCCGACGCCTCGCCGGAAGCCGTGGACATTCGCGCCCAGTGGAGCGGCCCGGCGCTGGGTCTGACCATCCACAACCATGGCCCCGGCCTGCCAGCGGCGTTTGCTCAGGGCATTCCGCCGCTGGGCACCGCCAGCAGCAAGGGCGGCATGGGCCTGGGCGTGGCGCTGGCGCATGCCACCATTGAACGACTGGGCGGCGAAGTCCGCCTGCGCAATCGACCCGATAGCGGGGTGGAGGCCACCGTCACCCTGCCCTGGCCCCCCGGAACCCAACGATGA
- a CDS encoding response regulator transcription factor: MTLLLIDDDPAFSLVLRRALSRRGYDVHTAATPEQALEAASAHDPDGIVLDLNLAGESGLRILPTLRQHCPDAAIVVLTGYASIATAVDAIKLGATQYLAKPASADDILAALGHSEPDPEQALPEQPMSVRRLTWEHIQRVLAEHDGNVSATARALDMHRRTLQRMLAKRPANR, encoded by the coding sequence ATGACCCTGCTGCTGATTGATGACGATCCTGCTTTCAGTCTGGTCCTGCGCCGCGCCCTGTCGCGGCGAGGCTACGACGTTCACACCGCCGCCACCCCGGAACAGGCGCTGGAGGCCGCCAGCGCGCATGACCCGGACGGGATCGTGCTCGACCTGAACCTGGCCGGCGAAAGCGGCCTGCGCATCCTGCCCACCCTGCGCCAGCACTGCCCTGACGCTGCCATTGTGGTGCTGACCGGCTACGCCAGCATCGCCACCGCCGTGGACGCCATCAAGCTGGGGGCCACCCAATACCTGGCCAAACCGGCCAGCGCCGACGACATCCTGGCCGCACTGGGCCACAGCGAGCCTGACCCGGAACAGGCGCTGCCAGAACAGCCGATGTCGGTGCGCCGGCTGACCTGGGAGCATATCCAGCGCGTACTGGCCGAACACGACGGCAACGTGTCGGCCACCGCCCGCGCGCTGGACATGCACCGGCGCACGCTGCAACGGATGCTGGCCAAACGGCCTGCCAATCGGTGA
- a CDS encoding AAA family ATPase, with product MQFGKFNCLVGMNGAGKSTILQALDLLTQLMHGTVDQWLEARGWASKDLYCRTGGSRAVPRGIPLTIGLRLDDGRQLSWGGILSHGNMRITAEKALLENKPIFVVLNNKYDLLGQKHEITQDYTGSLLASLKENLLPPELKTLRDAIRNIRSLELLSPHLLRKRSRAQDQDIGAGGEKLSGFLATLKGEQKAQLLAVLRQFYPQLRDFRVANVRGGWKRLMVTEAVQSADDPSQEKLLETEASQLNDGLLRILAMLAQANSQRSGMLLLDEVENGVNPEIVEKLVNALVNSPVQVLVTSHSPMILNYLDDEVAREAVQFVYKNPCGQTRVRRFFDLPGIGDKLNYMGPGEAFVDTNLAALTDECVALDAAEDAEEAAKAADKAQP from the coding sequence CTGCAATTTGGCAAATTCAATTGCCTGGTGGGCATGAATGGTGCGGGTAAAAGCACCATCTTGCAGGCCTTGGATCTCTTGACGCAGTTGATGCACGGCACTGTGGATCAATGGCTGGAGGCCAGAGGCTGGGCCAGTAAGGATTTGTACTGTCGGACAGGAGGCTCCCGCGCTGTGCCTCGTGGCATTCCGCTAACGATAGGTTTACGCTTGGACGATGGCAGGCAGCTTAGCTGGGGAGGCATTCTCAGTCACGGCAATATGCGTATCACCGCTGAGAAAGCGCTGCTTGAAAACAAACCAATCTTCGTCGTGTTGAACAATAAATATGATCTGCTTGGTCAGAAGCATGAAATCACCCAAGACTACACCGGCTCACTATTGGCCAGCCTGAAAGAAAATCTACTCCCGCCCGAGCTGAAAACCCTACGCGACGCCATCCGCAATATCCGCTCACTCGAACTGCTGTCCCCACACTTGCTGCGCAAACGCTCGCGCGCGCAGGACCAAGACATTGGCGCTGGCGGAGAAAAATTGTCCGGCTTTCTGGCCACGCTCAAGGGCGAGCAAAAAGCCCAGCTGCTGGCGGTGTTGCGCCAGTTTTATCCCCAACTGCGCGATTTTCGGGTGGCGAATGTCAGAGGCGGCTGGAAGCGGTTGATGGTCACCGAGGCGGTGCAATCCGCCGATGACCCCTCACAGGAAAAATTGCTGGAAACCGAAGCCAGCCAGCTGAATGACGGCCTGTTGCGCATTCTGGCCATGCTGGCGCAGGCCAACAGCCAGCGCAGCGGCATGCTGCTGCTGGATGAAGTGGAAAACGGCGTCAATCCGGAGATTGTCGAAAAGCTGGTCAATGCCTTGGTCAATAGCCCGGTGCAGGTGCTGGTGACCTCGCATAGCCCGATGATTTTGAATTATCTGGACGACGAGGTGGCGCGCGAAGCGGTGCAGTTTGTCTATAAAAATCCGTGCGGCCAAACCCGGGTGCGGCGCTTTTTTGACCTGCCGGGTATTGGCGACAAGCTGAACTATATGGGGCCGGGCGAAGCGTTTGTGGACACCAATCTGGCGGCGCTGACCGACGAATGCGTGGCGCTGGATGCCGCCGAGGACGCAGAAGAGGCCGCCAAGGCGGCAGACAAGGCGCAGCCATGA
- a CDS encoding acyl-CoA synthetase, translating into MSQEAYRQGLDQNPANYVPLSPLTYLERAAYVYPSRLSVVYNDRQYTWAQTYERCRRLASALQLAGVKPGDTVATMLPNVPAMYEAHFGIPMSGAVLNTLNTRIDADSVAFMLKHGEAKVLFTDPEYADIVGNALELMEPAERPLVIDVADASYAGPDYRLGQQEYEDFIATGDAGFVWSMPDNEWDAISLNYTSGTTGNPKGVVYHHRGAYLNAVSNIVSWGMQPHAVYLWTLPMFHCNGWCFPWTMAANAGVNVCLRRVDVNRIFELIRTLKVSHFCGAPIVHGMLINAPESVRAGIDHPVNGLIAGAAPPAAIIEGMERIGFNITHVYGLTETYGPASVCAKHPEWDSLPIEQRAEMNGRQGVRYHMQEAVSVRDPITLEAVPADGETMGEVMFRGNLVMKGYLKNLNASDEAFAGGWFHTGDLAVMQPDGYIKIKDRSKDVIISGGENISSIEVEDVLYRHPAVSAAAVIAMPDPKWGEVPCAFLELKDGADTTEEAIIEYCREHLARFKVPKKVFFGPLPKTSTGKLQKYLLRQQMKSASAIG; encoded by the coding sequence GTGTCTCAAGAAGCCTATCGTCAAGGTCTGGATCAGAATCCGGCCAACTATGTTCCGCTGTCCCCGCTGACCTATCTCGAACGCGCCGCCTATGTGTACCCAAGCCGCTTGTCGGTGGTGTACAACGACCGCCAGTACACCTGGGCGCAAACCTATGAGCGCTGCCGCCGTCTGGCCTCGGCGCTGCAATTGGCCGGCGTGAAGCCGGGCGACACCGTGGCCACCATGCTGCCCAATGTGCCGGCGATGTACGAAGCCCACTTTGGCATTCCGATGTCTGGCGCGGTGCTCAACACCCTGAACACCCGCATCGATGCCGATTCGGTGGCCTTCATGCTCAAGCATGGCGAAGCCAAAGTGCTGTTCACCGACCCGGAATACGCCGATATCGTTGGCAATGCGCTGGAGCTGATGGAGCCGGCTGAGCGCCCGCTGGTGATTGACGTGGCTGACGCCAGCTACGCCGGGCCGGACTACCGCCTGGGCCAGCAGGAATATGAAGACTTTATCGCCACCGGCGACGCCGGCTTTGTCTGGAGCATGCCAGACAACGAATGGGACGCGATTTCGCTGAACTACACCTCCGGCACCACCGGCAACCCCAAGGGCGTGGTCTACCACCATCGCGGTGCTTACCTGAACGCGGTGAGCAATATCGTATCGTGGGGCATGCAGCCGCACGCGGTATACCTGTGGACGCTGCCGATGTTCCACTGCAATGGCTGGTGTTTCCCGTGGACCATGGCCGCCAACGCCGGGGTGAATGTCTGCCTGCGCCGGGTGGATGTCAATCGTATTTTCGAGCTGATCCGCACCCTGAAGGTCAGCCATTTCTGCGGTGCACCGATCGTGCACGGCATGCTGATCAATGCCCCGGAATCCGTCCGCGCTGGCATCGATCATCCGGTTAACGGCCTGATTGCCGGCGCTGCGCCGCCCGCTGCCATTATCGAAGGCATGGAGCGCATCGGCTTCAACATCACCCATGTGTACGGTCTGACCGAAACCTACGGCCCGGCCTCGGTGTGCGCCAAGCATCCGGAGTGGGACAGCCTGCCGATTGAACAGCGCGCCGAGATGAATGGCCGCCAGGGCGTGCGTTACCACATGCAGGAAGCGGTATCGGTGCGCGACCCGATCACCCTGGAAGCGGTGCCGGCTGATGGTGAAACCATGGGCGAAGTGATGTTCCGTGGCAATCTGGTGATGAAGGGCTATCTGAAAAACCTGAACGCCAGCGATGAAGCCTTTGCCGGCGGCTGGTTCCACACCGGTGACCTGGCGGTGATGCAGCCGGATGGCTACATCAAGATCAAGGACCGCTCCAAGGACGTGATTATCTCCGGCGGCGAAAACATTTCGTCGATCGAAGTGGAAGACGTGCTCTATCGCCACCCGGCGGTGTCGGCGGCGGCGGTGATTGCCATGCCCGACCCGAAATGGGGCGAGGTGCCGTGTGCCTTCCTCGAGCTGAAAGACGGCGCGGACACCACCGAAGAAGCCATCATCGAATACTGCCGCGAGCATCTGGCCCGCTTCAAGGTGCCCAAGAAGGTGTTCTTTGGCCCGTTGCCGAAAACCTCCACCGGCAAGCTGCAGAAGTACCTGCTGCGCCAGCAGATGAAGTCTGCTTCGGCCATCGGTTGA